The proteins below come from a single Minwuia thermotolerans genomic window:
- the rsmI gene encoding 16S rRNA (cytidine(1402)-2'-O)-methyltransferase, whose amino-acid sequence MRGGGRGSKIVSSGHPTSSCTEPVETDPRRPKPGSGLYVVATPIGNLGDISERAREVLASADLVLAEDRRMAARLLQHIGVRTTVANYHEHNAARARPDILRRLAEGQVIALTSDAGTPLISDPGYRLVDEALEAGVAVRAVPGPSAVIAALSVSGLPTDRFMFVGFPPPKQAARRSFLAEVAGIAATLVFYESPRRLPDCLRDMAAVLGDRPAAVARELTKLHEEVRRGGLPDLADHYTAAGPPKGEIVIIVGPPAAAETDWAAIDRELADRLTGESLRDAVDAVAAGSGAPRKAVYRRALALKNGDGGA is encoded by the coding sequence TTCTTGTACCGAGCCTGTCGAAACCGATCCGCGACGCCCGAAGCCCGGAAGCGGACTCTACGTCGTCGCCACGCCGATCGGCAATCTCGGGGACATCTCCGAACGCGCCAGAGAGGTCCTCGCGAGCGCCGATCTCGTCCTGGCGGAGGACCGGCGGATGGCGGCCAGACTTCTCCAACACATAGGCGTGCGGACCACAGTCGCCAATTACCACGAGCACAATGCGGCCAGAGCAAGGCCGGACATCCTGCGCCGCCTCGCGGAAGGTCAGGTAATCGCGCTGACCAGCGACGCCGGTACGCCACTGATCTCTGATCCTGGGTACAGGCTCGTCGACGAGGCGCTGGAGGCCGGCGTGGCAGTCCGGGCCGTCCCCGGCCCCTCCGCGGTGATCGCGGCCCTTTCGGTTTCGGGTCTGCCGACGGACCGGTTCATGTTCGTCGGCTTCCCGCCGCCGAAGCAGGCGGCGCGGCGCAGCTTCCTGGCGGAGGTCGCCGGTATTGCCGCAACGCTGGTGTTCTATGAATCGCCGCGCCGGCTGCCCGACTGCCTGCGTGACATGGCCGCGGTCCTGGGCGACCGGCCGGCGGCCGTCGCGCGGGAACTGACGAAGCTGCACGAGGAAGTGCGCCGGGGAGGACTGCCGGACCTGGCGGACCACTACACCGCCGCGGGCCCGCCGAAGGGTGAGATCGTCATCATCGTCGGCCCCCCGGCGGCGGCGGAAACCGACTGGGCGGCGATCGACCGGGAACTCGCCGACAGGCTGACGGGGGAGAGCCTGCGCGACGCCGTCGACGCGGTCGCCGCCGGAAGCGGCGCCCCCCGCAAGGCGGTCTACCGCCGGGC